Proteins from a genomic interval of Diaminobutyricimonas aerilata:
- a CDS encoding family 43 glycosylhydrolase — protein MSRRFPRLSGALIGALALAAGLVTAPSAPAAAAPTAAAATAAPTFTNPVTDSFSDSYADPAVIRGHDGWFYLYATSDPLVEGGPFGIMHIARSLDLVEWEYLGTVFDETQTPAWAAEGALFWAPDVRRIGDRYVMYFTVTDTADKPGGDPAIGVATAPTPAGPWTATDAPVVDSRPAPGSTPEDPRWLGTIDPALLATDDGRLLLYFGGFSGGISVVELAPDGLTAVGEETHVAAAERYEGSYVVERDGWYYLMLSSAGCCAGPTTGYSVFVGRSESPTGPFVDAAGVPLDTSRAGGTQVLVQNGNRWVGPGHHAVVTDLAGQDWMIYHAIDRNEPWLNEPGGINRRPTLIDRLDWIDGWPVVNAGAGPSDGPQPGPVTGSDLGIHSTDPAHGKAFRAVVGRWRAATDRTADGGDIARLDPGRSSRALVVSTTPVRGEQRLELDLRLPEGDTTACVRATGLGGVHVCVDGEARELVLSSWGIGSREVVRAPIPERVDLTSWVALSIEWRRGGTLAQLSESRLGDPVASVRAAGRDVRGLLSIEAADGAAEIDNLSVNDAAELVTERVPDPVAGESTFVEEFDGALDEDWRQERWRDDIVVRDGALHWPLGNDDLAAPEGAGPLLLRDVPAGDWIAQTQLTLDLGTDSIRNFQQAGLIVHVGDDDYLRLGSVAIGTLRTIEFLKEQSGEDRVDRGGHLGGPPAATVWLRVLRTTSATGEQLYRSASSLDGESWRWGATWTLPADADPSVGLYAGGGAEPPIEARFEDFRFLSVG, from the coding sequence ATGTCACGACGGTTTCCCCGCCTGTCCGGAGCGCTGATCGGCGCCCTCGCCCTCGCCGCGGGGCTGGTCACCGCCCCGAGTGCGCCCGCCGCTGCGGCGCCCACTGCGGCCGCCGCGACAGCCGCCCCGACGTTCACCAATCCGGTCACGGACTCGTTCTCCGACAGCTACGCGGATCCGGCCGTCATCCGCGGCCACGACGGCTGGTTCTACCTCTACGCCACGAGCGACCCGCTCGTCGAAGGCGGCCCGTTCGGCATCATGCACATCGCGCGCTCGCTCGACCTCGTCGAGTGGGAGTACCTCGGCACGGTCTTTGACGAGACGCAGACGCCCGCCTGGGCGGCGGAGGGCGCGCTGTTCTGGGCCCCGGACGTGCGGCGCATCGGCGATCGCTACGTCATGTACTTCACGGTCACCGACACGGCGGACAAGCCGGGAGGCGACCCCGCGATCGGCGTCGCGACCGCTCCGACCCCCGCCGGGCCGTGGACCGCGACGGACGCCCCGGTCGTGGACTCGCGACCCGCACCCGGTTCGACCCCGGAGGATCCGCGCTGGCTCGGCACGATCGACCCGGCGCTGCTCGCCACCGACGATGGTCGGCTGCTGCTCTACTTCGGCGGATTCTCCGGCGGCATCTCCGTCGTCGAGCTCGCCCCCGACGGACTCACCGCGGTGGGGGAGGAGACGCACGTCGCCGCGGCGGAACGGTACGAGGGCAGCTACGTCGTCGAGCGTGACGGCTGGTACTACCTCATGCTCTCGTCGGCCGGGTGCTGCGCGGGCCCGACGACCGGGTACAGCGTCTTCGTCGGCCGTTCCGAGAGCCCGACCGGCCCCTTCGTCGACGCGGCCGGCGTGCCGCTCGACACATCCCGCGCCGGCGGCACCCAGGTGCTCGTGCAGAACGGCAACCGCTGGGTCGGACCGGGCCACCACGCCGTCGTCACCGACCTCGCGGGGCAGGACTGGATGATCTACCACGCGATCGACCGGAACGAGCCGTGGCTCAACGAGCCCGGCGGCATCAACCGCCGCCCGACGCTCATCGACCGGCTGGACTGGATCGACGGCTGGCCCGTCGTCAACGCGGGAGCCGGACCGAGCGACGGACCCCAGCCCGGGCCCGTCACCGGCAGCGACCTCGGGATCCACAGCACGGATCCCGCGCACGGCAAGGCCTTCCGCGCCGTGGTGGGTCGCTGGCGGGCGGCGACCGACCGCACCGCGGACGGCGGCGACATCGCCCGCCTCGACCCCGGTCGATCGAGCCGGGCGCTCGTCGTCTCGACGACCCCGGTGCGCGGGGAGCAGCGACTCGAGCTCGACCTGCGCCTGCCGGAGGGCGACACCACCGCGTGCGTGCGCGCGACCGGCCTCGGGGGCGTGCACGTCTGCGTCGACGGCGAGGCCCGCGAACTCGTGCTCTCGAGCTGGGGGATCGGATCGCGGGAGGTCGTGCGTGCCCCCATCCCCGAGCGCGTCGACCTCACCTCGTGGGTCGCGCTGAGCATCGAGTGGCGCCGCGGCGGCACCCTCGCGCAGCTGAGCGAATCGCGACTCGGCGATCCCGTCGCCTCCGTGCGGGCCGCCGGCCGTGACGTGCGCGGGCTCCTCAGCATCGAGGCGGCCGACGGTGCCGCCGAGATCGACAATCTCAGTGTGAACGACGCCGCCGAGCTCGTCACGGAGCGCGTCCCCGACCCGGTCGCGGGCGAATCGACCTTCGTCGAGGAGTTCGACGGCGCGCTCGACGAAGACTGGCGGCAGGAACGCTGGCGTGACGACATCGTCGTGCGCGACGGAGCGCTGCACTGGCCGCTCGGCAACGACGACCTCGCCGCGCCGGAGGGTGCCGGACCCCTGCTGTTGCGCGACGTGCCCGCCGGAGACTGGATCGCGCAGACGCAGTTGACGCTCGATCTCGGCACCGACAGCATCCGCAACTTCCAGCAGGCCGGGCTCATCGTGCACGTCGGCGACGACGACTACCTGCGCCTCGGGTCGGTCGCGATCGGAACGCTCCGCACCATCGAGTTCCTCAAGGAGCAGAGCGGGGAGGATCGCGTCGACCGGGGCGGCCACCTCGGCGGGCCGCCGGCGGCGACCGTGTGGTTGCGGGTGCTGCGCACGACGAGCGCCACGGGGGAGCAGCTGTATCGCTCCGCGTCGTCGCTCGACGGCGAGTCGTGGCGGTGGGGCGCGACCTGGACCCTCCCCGCCGACGCGGACCCGTCGGTCGGCCTCTACGCCGGAGGCGGCGCCGAACCGCCGATCGAAGCGCGATTCGAGGACTTCCGATTCCTGTCGGTGGGATGA
- a CDS encoding acyltransferase, with protein MSIVPRSILRRLPTRWRWRIVSRLAGGAEAARSLGVTVGRGSRIISCNVRSEYALLTIGDDVTVSSEVLFITHDGAGWLARDTEGRRRYRLAPITVGDRVFIGARAIVMPGVAIGDDCIVAAGAVVTKSVPAGSIVGGNPARVIGRTADFVARALDEWPTERRVDPRMKPELASQPAREAVQRASA; from the coding sequence GTGAGCATCGTTCCCCGCAGCATCCTGCGCCGCCTCCCGACGCGCTGGCGGTGGCGGATCGTCTCGCGTCTCGCGGGCGGCGCCGAAGCCGCGCGTTCCCTCGGGGTCACCGTCGGCCGCGGGTCGCGCATCATCTCGTGCAACGTGCGGTCGGAGTACGCGCTGCTCACGATCGGCGACGACGTGACGGTCAGCAGCGAGGTGCTCTTCATCACCCACGACGGCGCGGGTTGGCTCGCCCGCGACACCGAGGGTCGCCGCCGCTACCGCCTCGCCCCGATCACCGTGGGTGACCGGGTGTTCATCGGCGCCCGCGCCATCGTGATGCCGGGTGTCGCGATCGGCGACGACTGCATCGTCGCCGCCGGCGCCGTGGTCACGAAGTCCGTGCCCGCCGGGTCGATCGTCGGCGGCAATCCCGCGCGCGTCATTGGGCGCACCGCCGACTTCGTCGCGCGCGCTCTCGACGAGTGGCCGACGGAGCGCCGGGTCGATCCCCGCATGAAGCCGGAGCTCGCCTCGCAGCCGGCGCGGGAGGCCGTGCAGCGGGCATCCGCCTGA
- a CDS encoding DeoR/GlpR family DNA-binding transcription regulator yields MTTPTAHPGSPAASGKRSRRMIAILDLLAERGSVSLADLADTLGISAATARRDLAELAEQRLLLRTHGGARLIDSRSELPVSLRDTRFQEAKRAIGAAVADLIPRQRYAVALSGGTTAANVARALAQHEELTIVTNSLTIAQLVTSHPQLKVVMTGGILRPQSLELVGVLAENTFNAINLGTAILGTDGITASGGVTTHDETEARTNNAMVTHAQRVIVVADGSKVGRLALAQVATTDQIDLLVTDRSADPDEVRALRDAGVEVRLVDA; encoded by the coding sequence ATGACGACGCCGACCGCTCACCCGGGCTCCCCGGCCGCGTCGGGCAAGCGCTCGCGCCGGATGATCGCCATCCTCGACCTGCTCGCCGAGCGGGGATCGGTCTCCCTCGCCGACCTCGCCGACACGCTCGGCATCTCCGCCGCGACGGCACGACGCGACCTGGCGGAGCTTGCCGAGCAGCGTCTCCTGTTGCGCACCCACGGCGGCGCGCGGCTCATCGACTCCCGCAGCGAACTGCCGGTCAGTCTGCGCGACACGCGCTTCCAGGAGGCCAAGCGGGCGATCGGCGCCGCCGTGGCCGACCTCATCCCGCGGCAGCGTTACGCCGTCGCCCTCAGCGGCGGCACGACCGCCGCGAACGTCGCCCGGGCGCTCGCCCAGCACGAGGAGCTGACGATCGTCACCAACTCGCTGACCATCGCGCAACTCGTGACGAGCCACCCGCAGCTGAAGGTCGTGATGACCGGGGGCATCCTGCGCCCGCAGTCCCTCGAGCTCGTCGGCGTGCTCGCCGAGAACACCTTCAACGCGATCAACCTCGGCACCGCGATCCTCGGAACCGACGGCATCACCGCGAGCGGCGGAGTGACGACGCACGACGAGACGGAGGCCCGCACCAACAACGCCATGGTGACGCACGCCCAGCGCGTCATCGTCGTCGCGGACGGCTCGAAGGTCGGGCGGCTCGCGCTCGCCCAGGTGGCGACGACCGATCAGATCGACCTGCTCGTCACCGACCGGTCGGCCGATCCCGACGAGGTGCGGGCGCTGCGCGACGCGGGCGTCGAGGTGCGCCTCGTCGACGCGTGA
- the melA gene encoding alpha-galactosidase, translating into MTRILFIGAGSVVFTRQLLTDLLRFDDLPTLDIVLHDVDPERLRVARGTADHVSSRLGRAVRVEATLDRRAALAGADFVINMVQVGGIDATRVDLELPASFGLRQTIGDTTGVGGAFRALRTFPVLSAIARDMLELCPDAWFLNYTNPMAMNIWWMSAVAPQLKAVGLCHSVYWTVNDLCDLVGAPLERTRYRAAGVNHQSWLYEWSLDGEDLYPRLRERIAADPELERRVRVEMFRRIGFYPTETSEHSSEYLSWFLRSDEQIDRFRLQPLEYLGISEQNVAEFTTARQALDSGGDLELHEEGDAAEYAPQIIHSMITGTEREIHANVVNRGLISNLPEGAVVEVPARVSADGIEPVAVGAIPAQGAVHNRTYLSVAELTVEAARTGDRDLVKQALLVDPNASSTLTPERLWELADALFAAHEGVLPENLGGRVELVLS; encoded by the coding sequence ATGACCCGCATCCTGTTCATCGGAGCGGGCAGCGTCGTGTTCACACGCCAGCTGCTCACCGACCTGCTCCGTTTCGACGACCTGCCGACCCTCGACATCGTGCTGCACGACGTCGACCCCGAGCGGCTGCGCGTCGCCCGCGGCACCGCCGACCACGTCTCGTCCCGCCTGGGTCGCGCGGTGCGCGTCGAGGCGACCCTCGACCGCCGCGCCGCGCTCGCCGGCGCCGACTTCGTGATCAACATGGTGCAGGTCGGCGGCATCGACGCGACTCGGGTCGATCTCGAGCTGCCGGCGTCGTTCGGGCTGCGGCAGACGATCGGCGACACGACGGGGGTCGGCGGGGCGTTCCGCGCCCTGCGCACCTTCCCGGTGCTGTCGGCGATCGCGCGCGACATGCTCGAGCTCTGCCCCGACGCGTGGTTCCTCAACTACACGAATCCGATGGCGATGAACATCTGGTGGATGTCGGCCGTCGCGCCGCAGCTCAAGGCCGTCGGGCTCTGCCACAGCGTGTACTGGACGGTCAACGACCTGTGCGACCTCGTCGGGGCGCCGCTCGAACGCACCCGCTACCGGGCCGCCGGCGTCAACCACCAGTCCTGGCTCTACGAGTGGAGCCTCGACGGTGAGGACCTTTACCCGCGGCTGCGGGAACGGATCGCCGCGGATCCGGAACTCGAACGCCGCGTGCGGGTCGAGATGTTCCGCCGCATCGGGTTCTACCCGACCGAGACGAGCGAGCACAGCTCGGAGTACCTCTCCTGGTTCCTGCGCTCCGACGAGCAGATCGACCGGTTCCGGTTGCAGCCGCTCGAGTACCTCGGGATCAGCGAGCAGAACGTCGCGGAGTTCACCACCGCGCGGCAGGCCCTCGACTCCGGCGGCGACCTCGAACTGCACGAGGAGGGCGACGCGGCGGAGTACGCGCCGCAGATCATCCACTCGATGATCACCGGCACCGAGCGTGAGATCCACGCCAATGTCGTCAACCGGGGTCTCATCTCGAACCTCCCGGAGGGCGCCGTCGTCGAGGTGCCGGCGCGCGTCTCCGCGGACGGGATCGAGCCCGTGGCCGTCGGCGCGATCCCCGCCCAGGGCGCCGTGCACAACCGCACCTACCTCTCCGTCGCCGAACTGACGGTCGAGGCCGCCCGGACAGGCGATCGCGACCTCGTCAAGCAGGCCCTGCTCGTCGACCCCAACGCCTCGTCGACCCTCACCCCGGAGCGCCTCTGGGAGCTCGCCGACGCCCTGTTCGCGGCGCACGAGGGCGTGCTCCCCGAGAACCTCGGCGGTCGCGTCGAGCTGGTGCTGTCGTGA
- a CDS encoding class II fructose-bisphosphate aldolase has product MSLASTVELIADAVTRDRAVAAVNVITLEHAEAIVTGAERAQRGVILQISQNAVRFHGGNPRPLLAACREVAAAAAVPVSLHLDHIDDPALIDTGIDIARELGLGSIMIDFATLDYSGNVAATAEAAARAHDAGLWVEAELGEIGGKDGAHAPGVRTDPEEAASFVAATGVDGLAVAVGSSHAMRDRSASVDHDLVRRIAAIVSVPLVLHGSSGVSDAELARAVEAGIRKVNVGTALNIAGTAATRRLLESRPDLVDPRPVASASRDAMAEVVASVCGVVS; this is encoded by the coding sequence GTGAGCCTCGCGTCGACGGTCGAGCTCATCGCCGACGCGGTGACACGGGATCGCGCGGTCGCTGCGGTCAACGTCATCACCCTCGAGCACGCGGAGGCGATCGTGACCGGCGCGGAACGCGCGCAGCGCGGCGTCATCCTGCAGATCAGCCAGAACGCGGTGCGCTTCCACGGAGGGAACCCGCGTCCCCTCCTCGCCGCGTGCCGCGAGGTCGCGGCGGCCGCCGCCGTGCCGGTGTCGCTCCACCTCGACCACATCGACGACCCCGCGCTCATCGACACGGGCATCGACATCGCGCGCGAGCTCGGCCTCGGCTCGATCATGATCGACTTCGCGACGCTCGACTACAGCGGGAACGTCGCCGCGACCGCCGAGGCGGCCGCCCGCGCGCACGACGCCGGACTGTGGGTCGAAGCCGAGCTCGGCGAGATCGGCGGCAAAGACGGCGCGCACGCGCCGGGCGTGCGCACCGATCCCGAGGAGGCCGCGTCGTTCGTGGCCGCGACCGGCGTCGACGGACTCGCCGTCGCGGTCGGGTCATCGCACGCGATGCGCGACCGCTCCGCCTCGGTCGACCACGACCTCGTGCGCCGCATCGCGGCGATCGTGTCCGTGCCCCTCGTGCTCCACGGCTCGTCGGGCGTCTCGGATGCCGAGCTCGCCCGAGCGGTCGAGGCCGGCATCCGCAAGGTCAATGTGGGCACCGCGCTCAACATCGCGGGCACCGCGGCCACCCGCCGCCTGCTCGAGAGCCGGCCCGACCTCGTGGACCCGCGGCCCGTCGCGAGCGCCTCCCGCGACGCGATGGCCGAGGTCGTCGCGTCGGTGTGCGGGGTCGTCTCGTAA
- a CDS encoding extracellular solute-binding protein gives MTRHPRSRRRLRPLTALAVAATGLLGLAACTGGQQGATELDEDADVTIEFWTGQTDEAHQLLADLAAEFEEEHPNVTIDVSEGASSTEELLQKLSAGFASSNYPDMSYSFGSWASQLESSKRTLDITERTEDPDLAWDEFSEAARATVRPSGEKTIGFPALVDNISLIYNKTVFDAAGVEYPTEDWEWEDFREAAAALTDPTTDTYGYAYSVSGSEETTWQFWPHLWQRGGEILSEDGTKAAFASDAGVEALEFLRGMAVDDGSVYLDQTDTRFAQLFAADRIGMMTSGPWQLYDLNTAGTQYGVTVLPGTDGDHQTVSGPDIWALFDHQDANREYWVTEFAAWLTAAEQDERWNVAYGNLPLRTSELESEAFQEQVAALPGLDIMAANGENAVKARPTVPGYVGLSESIANAIAEVLQGRGEPKDALEEAAAEADEALAD, from the coding sequence ATGACCCGACACCCCCGCTCTCGCCGCCGACTCCGGCCGCTCACCGCCCTCGCGGTCGCCGCCACCGGGCTCCTCGGCCTCGCCGCCTGCACCGGCGGCCAGCAGGGCGCGACCGAACTCGACGAGGACGCCGACGTCACGATCGAGTTCTGGACGGGGCAGACCGACGAGGCGCACCAGCTGCTCGCCGATCTCGCCGCCGAGTTCGAGGAGGAGCATCCCAACGTGACGATCGACGTCTCCGAGGGCGCGTCGAGCACGGAGGAGCTGCTCCAGAAGCTCTCCGCCGGCTTCGCGAGCAGCAACTACCCCGACATGTCGTACTCCTTCGGCTCGTGGGCGAGCCAGCTCGAGTCCTCCAAGCGCACGCTCGACATCACCGAGCGCACGGAGGACCCGGACCTCGCCTGGGACGAGTTCAGCGAGGCGGCGCGGGCGACCGTGCGGCCCTCCGGCGAGAAGACGATCGGCTTCCCCGCCCTCGTCGACAACATCTCGCTCATCTACAACAAGACGGTCTTCGACGCCGCCGGGGTCGAGTACCCCACCGAGGACTGGGAGTGGGAGGACTTCCGGGAGGCCGCAGCGGCCCTCACCGACCCCACCACCGACACCTACGGCTACGCCTACTCCGTCTCGGGGTCCGAGGAGACCACCTGGCAGTTCTGGCCGCACCTCTGGCAGCGCGGTGGCGAGATCCTCAGCGAGGACGGTACGAAGGCGGCGTTCGCCTCGGACGCCGGCGTCGAGGCGCTCGAGTTCCTGCGCGGCATGGCGGTCGACGACGGCAGCGTCTACCTCGACCAGACCGACACCCGCTTCGCGCAGCTCTTCGCCGCCGACCGCATCGGCATGATGACGTCGGGGCCCTGGCAGCTGTACGACCTGAACACCGCGGGCACGCAGTACGGCGTCACCGTGCTGCCGGGCACGGACGGGGATCACCAGACCGTCTCCGGCCCCGACATCTGGGCGCTCTTCGACCACCAGGACGCCAACCGCGAGTACTGGGTCACCGAGTTCGCCGCGTGGCTCACCGCGGCTGAGCAGGACGAACGCTGGAACGTCGCCTACGGCAACCTGCCGCTGCGCACGAGCGAACTCGAGTCCGAGGCGTTCCAGGAGCAGGTCGCGGCGTTGCCGGGACTCGACATCATGGCCGCCAACGGCGAGAACGCGGTGAAGGCCCGGCCCACCGTGCCCGGCTACGTCGGACTGTCGGAGTCGATCGCCAACGCGATCGCCGAAGTGCTGCAGGGCCGGGGCGAACCGAAGGACGCCCTCGAGGAGGCGGCGGCCGAGGCCGACGAAGCCCTCGCCGATTGA
- a CDS encoding carbohydrate ABC transporter permease, whose product MSTMTVRGRGGRADRPAASGRRRSRVARWREDLGGWLFVAPAAVIVLGLSIFPAGWAFLLSLQEWDGFSEPEFVGGDNYAELITDADFFSAVQHTGLYTAMFVPMSLFAGLFLAVALNRRIRFIGLYRTAIFVPFVASAAATGILSTYLFSPQFGLVNNVLRTIGLPAQGWLEDESQAMFVIALMSLWGQAAFTTVLYLAALQDVPGELLEAARLDGANRWQTFWRVVWPQLAPVTVFTAIWQTIGSIQLFDLVYTTTRGGPLDATKTIVYYLWEQAFRRLEFGYGSAVAYALFGLTLLITIGVVVYSRRRGTEAF is encoded by the coding sequence ATGAGCACCATGACGGTCCGCGGGCGGGGCGGTCGCGCCGACCGTCCCGCCGCGAGCGGCCGCCGACGCTCCCGCGTCGCGCGATGGCGTGAAGACCTCGGCGGATGGCTGTTCGTCGCCCCCGCGGCGGTCATCGTGCTCGGGCTGTCGATCTTCCCCGCGGGGTGGGCCTTCCTGCTCTCCCTCCAGGAGTGGGACGGCTTCAGCGAGCCGGAGTTCGTCGGCGGCGACAACTACGCCGAGCTCATCACCGACGCCGACTTCTTCTCCGCCGTGCAGCACACCGGCCTCTACACGGCCATGTTCGTGCCGATGTCGCTGTTCGCCGGGCTCTTCCTCGCCGTCGCGCTCAACCGCCGCATCCGGTTCATCGGGCTCTACCGCACCGCGATCTTCGTTCCGTTCGTGGCGTCGGCGGCGGCCACCGGCATCCTCTCGACCTACCTCTTCAGCCCGCAGTTCGGCCTCGTCAACAACGTGCTGCGTACGATCGGGCTGCCGGCTCAGGGGTGGCTCGAGGACGAGTCGCAGGCGATGTTCGTCATCGCCCTCATGTCGCTGTGGGGGCAGGCCGCGTTCACGACGGTGCTGTACCTCGCCGCCCTGCAGGACGTGCCCGGTGAGCTGCTCGAGGCCGCCCGCCTCGACGGGGCGAACCGCTGGCAGACGTTCTGGCGCGTCGTCTGGCCGCAGCTCGCCCCGGTGACCGTGTTCACTGCGATCTGGCAGACGATCGGGTCGATCCAGCTCTTCGACCTCGTCTACACGACGACCCGCGGTGGGCCCCTCGACGCCACGAAGACGATCGTCTACTACCTGTGGGAGCAGGCGTTCCGACGCCTCGAGTTCGGGTACGGATCCGCGGTCGCCTATGCGCTGTTCGGACTCACCCTGCTCATCACGATCGGCGTCGTCGTGTACTCGCGCCGCCGCGGAACGGAGGCGTTCTGA
- a CDS encoding carbohydrate ABC transporter permease, producing MATILSNAATAGARAAEAPRPRRGKRRMSGWHFVLAPVSLLFAIPFVQMFLASVSPAAELIAYPPPLVPSRIDFGGFIALFTTTDVVRWLANSVIVSLSAIVSHLVLCSLAGYGFARLKFRGRTTGIFLIIATIMIPTQLLMIPTYILFSRWGLVDGLGAAIVPWLASAFGIFLMRQFFLSLPPELEEAGRIDGGNRWQIFWHVILPLAKPALATLAIFTLLSSWNDLVWPLIAINNDEAFTVQLGLANFQSTRRTQWELLMAGNVVATLPLILFFLFAQKQFVATMTLTGMKG from the coding sequence ATGGCCACGATCCTGTCGAACGCGGCGACGGCCGGCGCACGCGCCGCGGAGGCGCCCCGCCCGCGGCGGGGGAAGCGCCGCATGTCGGGATGGCACTTCGTGCTCGCTCCCGTCTCGCTGCTGTTCGCCATCCCCTTCGTACAGATGTTCCTCGCCTCGGTGTCGCCGGCGGCGGAGCTCATCGCCTATCCGCCGCCGTTGGTGCCGTCCCGCATCGACTTCGGCGGGTTCATCGCGCTGTTCACGACGACGGATGTGGTGCGCTGGCTGGCGAATTCGGTGATCGTGTCGCTGTCGGCGATCGTGTCGCACCTCGTGCTGTGCTCCCTCGCCGGGTACGGGTTCGCGCGACTGAAGTTCCGCGGTCGCACGACGGGCATCTTCCTCATCATCGCCACGATCATGATCCCCACCCAGCTGCTCATGATCCCGACGTACATCCTGTTCTCGCGCTGGGGGCTCGTCGACGGCCTGGGCGCCGCGATCGTGCCGTGGCTCGCGTCGGCGTTCGGGATCTTCCTGATGCGGCAGTTCTTCCTGTCGCTCCCGCCCGAGCTCGAGGAGGCGGGACGCATCGACGGAGGGAACCGCTGGCAGATCTTCTGGCACGTGATCCTGCCGCTCGCGAAGCCGGCACTGGCGACGCTCGCGATCTTCACCCTCTTGAGCTCGTGGAACGACCTCGTCTGGCCGCTCATCGCGATCAACAACGACGAGGCGTTCACCGTGCAGCTCGGGCTCGCGAACTTCCAGAGCACGCGGCGCACCCAGTGGGAGCTGCTCATGGCCGGCAACGTCGTCGCGACCCTGCCGCTCATCCTGTTCTTCCTGTTCGCCCAGAAGCAGTTCGTGGCGACCATGACGCTCACCGGGATGAAGGGATGA
- a CDS encoding carbohydrate kinase family protein: MSAPHPVLVVGDANVDLVLRGDVVPRFGQAEQLLDAADLVLGGSAAIVACGLARLGVPTALAAVVGDDGFGRFTLDALTAAGVATDRIRVDPVVPTGISVILSGADDRAILTLPGTIPTLRPADVALGDARWVHVASPFLMPGFTESLPDVLAGLRAAGAGVSLDTNWDPTERWSGVSGALEHVDVLLPNRAELEAISRVADPLAAGVRLVVKDGAAGGWSLDPAGERHAAPGLEIDVVDTTGAGDSFDAGYLAAIAHGVHDERERVRWATVAGSLSTRAAGGTGAQATLDELRAHL; encoded by the coding sequence ATGAGCGCACCGCACCCGGTGCTGGTCGTCGGCGACGCGAACGTCGACCTCGTGCTGCGCGGCGACGTCGTGCCGCGCTTCGGTCAGGCGGAGCAACTGCTCGACGCCGCGGACCTCGTGCTCGGCGGCAGTGCGGCGATCGTCGCCTGCGGGCTCGCCCGACTCGGGGTGCCGACCGCGCTCGCCGCCGTCGTCGGCGACGACGGGTTCGGGCGGTTCACCCTCGACGCGCTCACCGCCGCGGGAGTCGCGACCGACCGCATCCGCGTCGACCCGGTCGTGCCGACGGGCATCTCGGTGATCCTCTCCGGCGCGGACGACCGGGCGATCCTCACCCTGCCGGGCACCATCCCGACCCTGCGCCCCGCCGACGTCGCCCTCGGCGACGCGCGGTGGGTGCACGTCGCCTCGCCGTTCCTCATGCCGGGGTTCACCGAGTCGCTGCCCGACGTGCTGGCGGGACTGCGCGCCGCGGGCGCCGGGGTGAGCCTCGACACGAACTGGGACCCCACGGAACGCTGGAGCGGCGTCTCCGGCGCACTCGAGCACGTCGACGTGCTGCTGCCGAACCGCGCCGAGCTCGAGGCGATCTCGCGCGTGGCCGACCCGCTCGCCGCCGGCGTACGGCTCGTCGTGAAGGACGGCGCCGCGGGCGGCTGGTCGCTCGATCCCGCGGGGGAGCGCCACGCGGCACCCGGCCTCGAGATCGACGTCGTCGACACGACCGGCGCGGGCGACAGCTTCGATGCCGGCTACCTCGCCGCGATCGCGCACGGCGTGCACGATGAGCGCGAGCGGGTGCGCTGGGCGACGGTCGCCGGATCGCTCTCGACCCGGGCCGCCGGCGGAACCGGGGCGCAGGCCACCCTCGACGAGCTGCGGGCGCACCTGTGA